The Streptomyces fungicidicus nucleotide sequence GACCCGTTCCGGGCGCTGATGACGCACCCGGCGACCGAGGGCGTGCCGCTGGTCATCGAGACGCCCGGCGGCAAGGAGGGACATGCGGCGGACGTGGAGCGGCTGAAGAAGCTGCGCGACGGCTGACCGGCCCGGCGGGCGCTCAGAGCTCGGGGCCGTCCCCGGGCTCCTCCTGGTAGGAGTAGCGCTGCTCGCTCCAGGGGTCGCCGATGTTGTGGTAGCCGCGCTCCTCCCAGAAGCCCCGGCGGTCGGCGGTCATGTACTCCACTCCGCGGACCCACTTGGGGCCCTTCCACGCGTACAGATGGGGGACGACCAGGCGCAGCGGGAAGCCGTGCTCGGCGGTGAGCAGCTCGCCGTCCTTGTGGGTGGCGAAGAGGGCGCGCTCGGAGGTGAAGTCGGCGAGCCGCAGGTTGGAGCTGAAGCCGTACTCCGCCCAGACCATCACATGGGTGACGTCCGGCGCGGGCGGGGCGATGTCCACGATGGTGCGCGCCGGGATGCCGCCCCACTCGGCGCCGACCATGCTGAACTTGGTGACGCAGTGCAGGTCGGCCACGACGGTGGTGTACGGCAGGGCCGTGAACTCCTCGTGGTTCCAGCAGTGCTTCTCACCGTCGGCGGTGGCGCCGAAGACCCGGAAGTCCCAGCGTTCGGGCCGGAACTTGGGGACCGGCCCGTAGTGCGTGACCGGCCAGCCCCGCTGCAGCCGCTGCCCCGGCGGGAGCTCGGATCGCGCCGCTCCTTCTGATGCGCGCTCCCCCGATTCGCGTTCCGCCGGCTGACCCATGTCCCCATCCTGACAGACCGGTGACGATGCCCCTGAACCGGGCCCCGCAGATTCGGTCAAACAGGCACATATGGCACCCAGTGCGGACTTACTTACTAAGTGAAGACTTACTGGACGATCTTCCCCGCCGGTGGAATCATGCGCCCCATCCTTGCCTGTCCCCCCGCACGGAAGGAGCCCATGCGATGCAGGGCGACCCCGAGGTCATCGAGTTCCTGAACGAGCAGCTGACCGCCGAGCTCACGGCGATCAACCAGTACTTCCTGCACTCGAAACTGCAGGACCACAAGGGCTGGACGAAACTCGCCG carries:
- a CDS encoding sulfite oxidase-like oxidoreductase, with amino-acid sequence MGQPAERESGERASEGAARSELPPGQRLQRGWPVTHYGPVPKFRPERWDFRVFGATADGEKHCWNHEEFTALPYTTVVADLHCVTKFSMVGAEWGGIPARTIVDIAPPAPDVTHVMVWAEYGFSSNLRLADFTSERALFATHKDGELLTAEHGFPLRLVVPHLYAWKGPKWVRGVEYMTADRRGFWEERGYHNIGDPWSEQRYSYQEEPGDGPEL